In Citrus sinensis cultivar Valencia sweet orange chromosome 2, DVS_A1.0, whole genome shotgun sequence, a single genomic region encodes these proteins:
- the LOC107175856 gene encoding protein LAZY 1, with the protein MNILGWKHQRKRQNSVEPFKDFTLGNYCICLSAQSTLDYQDYDSKPNFGSRYGSKSSKHSRREYENSTSELEAEEAKESFNEETSAVISEPFHGFLTIGTLGMEPISSEPATPTFAISGENIIDEKTEVTEYDLKLINDQLEKFLEAEAEEEENIETSGRNSYVSIVTLCDNPMEGANSEDYGKMMVCPLQGYLFGSSIEFPETIIEVKKEKASLMELFHRRETTDKSSMEKSSKVEMPAKQKHKSVKNLIKKMFKKFRASSKSPTPSDSDTAFVSTKKKLHKVCLLALDFPRATIY; encoded by the exons ATGAAT ATACTAGGCTGGAAGCACCAGAGAAAACGGCAAAATAGCGTTGAGCCATTCAAGGATTTCACCCTTG GAAACTACTGCATTTGCCTTTCAGCTCAGTCAACCCTTGATTACCAAGACTATGATTCAAAGCCAAACTTTGGATCAAGATATGGATCAAAATCCTCAAAGCATTCCAGAAGGGAGTATGAAAACTCCACTTCTGAACTTGAGGCCGAGGAAGCGAAAGAAAGCTTCAATGAAGAAACATCTGCAGTTATCTCCGAGCCCTTCCACGGCTTCCTTACCATTGGAACTCTTGGTATGGAACCCATTTCCAGTGAACCAGCAACACCAACGTTTGCTATATCTGGGGAAAACATAATCGACGAAAAAACAGAGGTCACAGAATATGACTTAAAGCTCATTAATGATCAACTAGAGAAGTTCCTTGAGGCTgaagcagaagaagaagaaaatattgaaacaTCGGGAAGAAATAGTTATGTTAGCATTGTTACACTCTGTGACAACCCAATGGAAGGAGCCAATTCTGAAGATTATGGAAAGATGATGGTGTGTCCACTCCAAGGATATCTATTTGGGTCTTCAATTGAATTTCCAGAAACAATTATAGAGGTGAAGAAGGAAAAGGCATCACTTATGGAGCTGTTTCATAGAAGAGAGACAACAGACAAAAGTTCCATGGAAAAGTCTAGtaaagtggagatgccagCCAAGCAAAAGCATAAATCTGTCAAAAATCTCATTAAGAAGATGTTTAAAAAGTTTCGTGCATCTTCCAAAAGCCCAACCCCTTCGGACAGTGATACTGCATTTGtttcaaccaagaagaagCTGCATAAGGTATGCCTTCTAGCACTAGATTTTCCAAGAGCTACTATTTACTAA
- the LOC127900279 gene encoding protein LAZY 1-like encodes MQVIQMFHRKIHPEKSIAEKELKSRTNKIKSSPYEGIEYHKIEKMLSQYGLRGSTSSGNREHWIKTDADCKPGVGAVAEELREMLSSSGSL; translated from the exons ATGCAGGTGATACAAATGTTCCACAGGAAAATTCACCCTGAAAAGTCTATAGCTGAAAAGGAGTTAAAATCCCGCACCAATAAGATCAAGAGCAGTCCTTATGAGGGT ATAGAATATCACAAGATCGAAAAAATGTTGTCCCAATATGGGCTTAGGGGCAGTACTTCAAGTGGAAATAGGGAGCACTGGATCAAAACAGACGCAGACTGTAA ACCTGGTGTTGGAGCTGTAGCAGAGGAGCTGAGGGAAATGCTTAGCAGCAGTGGTTCTTTATGA
- the LOC102616844 gene encoding ABC transporter I family member 11, chloroplastic isoform X2 encodes MASSTLALSSALHWTKFESSILISRNSRSRVNLRKKRAGGISCDYSCLEVRDVSYRPPGTQVDILNGVSFSLPEKSFGLIFGRSGSGKTTLLQLLAGLSKPTSGSINIRGYNNDGEPNNSPEPLPPEKVGIVFQFPERYFVADNVLDEVIFGWPRQSGSIQLKEYLALNLQRAINWVGLDGTSLDKDPHSLSGGYKRRLALAIQLVQVPDLLILDEPLAGLDWKARADVVKLLKHLKKELTILVVSHDLKEMAALVDHSWRMDMGGFLVEQRIPV; translated from the exons ATGGCGAGCTCTACTTTGGCTCTTTCCTCTGCGCTTCACTGGACGAAATTTGAATCGTCGATCTTAATTTCACGTAATTCACGCTCCAG AGTGAACCTTAGAAAAAAGCGCGCTGGCGGAATCTCCTGCGATTATTCTTGCCTTGAA GTTAGGGATGTTTCCTATCGGCCCCCAGGGACCCAGGTCGACATTTTAAATGGAGTTAGCTTCTCCCTTCCTGAGAAAAG TTTTGGTTTAATATTTGGACGTAGTGGAAGTGGGAAAACCACTCTCTTGCAG CTTCTTGCAGGGTTGAGCAAACCAACATCTGGTTCCATTAACATACGAGGATATAACAATGATGGCGAACCAAATAACTCTCCTGAACCATTACCACCAGAAAAAGTGGGAATTGTCTTTCAGTTTCCAGAACG GTATTTTGTGGCAGATAATGTACTTGATGAAGTTATATTTGGGTGGCCAAGGCAAAGTGGTAGCATTCAATTGAAGGAGTACCTTGCTTTGAATCTCCAAAGAGCTATTAACTGG GTTGGATTAGATGGAACTTCTTTGGATAAAGATCCTCATTCTCTAAGCGGTGGCTATAAACGTAGGCTTGCATTAGCAATTCAATTG GTACAAGTCCCAGATTTATTGATATTGGACGAGCCTCTTGCTGGTCTTG ATTGGAAAGCACGTGCAGATGTTGTGAAGCTTTTGAAGCATTTGAAGAAAGAATTAACTATACTTGTTGTTAGTCATGACCTCAA AGAGATGGCAGCTCTGGTTGATCATTCTTGGAGGATGGACATGGGTGGATTTCTGGTTGAACAGCGCATACCGGTGTAA
- the LOC102616844 gene encoding ABC transporter I family member 11, chloroplastic isoform X1, which produces MASSTLALSSALHWTKFESSILISRNSRSRVNLRKKRAGGISCDYSCLEVRDVSYRPPGTQVDILNGVSFSLPEKSFGLIFGRSGSGKTTLLQLLAGLSKPTSGSINIRGYNNDGEPNNSPEPLPPEKVGIVFQFPERYFVADNVLDEVIFGWPRQSGSIQLKEYLALNLQRAINWVGLDGTSLDKDPHSLSGGYKRRLALAIQLVQVPDLLILDEPLAGLDWKARADVVKLLKHLKKELTILVVSHDLKKEGQVHPFLISVCGQKRFSQYMVKEVVAMDREMAALVDHSWRMDMGGFLVEQRIPV; this is translated from the exons ATGGCGAGCTCTACTTTGGCTCTTTCCTCTGCGCTTCACTGGACGAAATTTGAATCGTCGATCTTAATTTCACGTAATTCACGCTCCAG AGTGAACCTTAGAAAAAAGCGCGCTGGCGGAATCTCCTGCGATTATTCTTGCCTTGAA GTTAGGGATGTTTCCTATCGGCCCCCAGGGACCCAGGTCGACATTTTAAATGGAGTTAGCTTCTCCCTTCCTGAGAAAAG TTTTGGTTTAATATTTGGACGTAGTGGAAGTGGGAAAACCACTCTCTTGCAG CTTCTTGCAGGGTTGAGCAAACCAACATCTGGTTCCATTAACATACGAGGATATAACAATGATGGCGAACCAAATAACTCTCCTGAACCATTACCACCAGAAAAAGTGGGAATTGTCTTTCAGTTTCCAGAACG GTATTTTGTGGCAGATAATGTACTTGATGAAGTTATATTTGGGTGGCCAAGGCAAAGTGGTAGCATTCAATTGAAGGAGTACCTTGCTTTGAATCTCCAAAGAGCTATTAACTGG GTTGGATTAGATGGAACTTCTTTGGATAAAGATCCTCATTCTCTAAGCGGTGGCTATAAACGTAGGCTTGCATTAGCAATTCAATTG GTACAAGTCCCAGATTTATTGATATTGGACGAGCCTCTTGCTGGTCTTG ATTGGAAAGCACGTGCAGATGTTGTGAAGCTTTTGAAGCATTTGAAGAAAGAATTAACTATACTTGTTGTTAGTCATGACCTCAA GAAAGAAGGACAGGTGcatccttttttaatttctgtatGTGGACAAAAAAGATTTAGCCAGTATATGGTGAAAGAAGTGGTAGCTATGGACAG AGAGATGGCAGCTCTGGTTGATCATTCTTGGAGGATGGACATGGGTGGATTTCTGGTTGAACAGCGCATACCGGTGTAA
- the LOC102616844 gene encoding ABC transporter I family member 11, chloroplastic isoform X3 gives MASSTLALSSALHWTKFESSILISRNSRSRVNLRKKRAGGISCDYSCLEVRDVSYRPPGTQVDILNGVSFSLPEKSFGLIFGRSGSGKTTLLQLLAGLSKPTSGSINIRGYNNDGEPNNSPEPLPPEKVGIVFQFPERYFVADNVLDEVIFGWPRQSGSIQLKEYLALNLQRAINWVGLDGTSLDKDPHSLSGGYKRRLALAIQLVQVPDLLILDEPLAGLDWKARADVVKLLKHLKKELTILVVSHDLNH, from the exons ATGGCGAGCTCTACTTTGGCTCTTTCCTCTGCGCTTCACTGGACGAAATTTGAATCGTCGATCTTAATTTCACGTAATTCACGCTCCAG AGTGAACCTTAGAAAAAAGCGCGCTGGCGGAATCTCCTGCGATTATTCTTGCCTTGAA GTTAGGGATGTTTCCTATCGGCCCCCAGGGACCCAGGTCGACATTTTAAATGGAGTTAGCTTCTCCCTTCCTGAGAAAAG TTTTGGTTTAATATTTGGACGTAGTGGAAGTGGGAAAACCACTCTCTTGCAG CTTCTTGCAGGGTTGAGCAAACCAACATCTGGTTCCATTAACATACGAGGATATAACAATGATGGCGAACCAAATAACTCTCCTGAACCATTACCACCAGAAAAAGTGGGAATTGTCTTTCAGTTTCCAGAACG GTATTTTGTGGCAGATAATGTACTTGATGAAGTTATATTTGGGTGGCCAAGGCAAAGTGGTAGCATTCAATTGAAGGAGTACCTTGCTTTGAATCTCCAAAGAGCTATTAACTGG GTTGGATTAGATGGAACTTCTTTGGATAAAGATCCTCATTCTCTAAGCGGTGGCTATAAACGTAGGCTTGCATTAGCAATTCAATTG GTACAAGTCCCAGATTTATTGATATTGGACGAGCCTCTTGCTGGTCTTG ATTGGAAAGCACGTGCAGATGTTGTGAAGCTTTTGAAGCATTTGAAGAAAGAATTAACTATACTTGTTGTTAGTCATGACCTCAA TCATTGA